Proteins encoded within one genomic window of Lynx canadensis isolate LIC74 chromosome B4, mLynCan4.pri.v2, whole genome shotgun sequence:
- the LOC115518580 gene encoding LOW QUALITY PROTEIN: KATNB1-like protein 1 (The sequence of the model RefSeq protein was modified relative to this genomic sequence to represent the inferred CDS: inserted 4 bases in 3 codons) has product MASEAQSVKKRTYCDTMEAYSTGLPRKRVSNFTNKNMKEVKKSPKQLAAYINRTVGQAVKSPDKLREVIYRRKXHHPFPNLCYRKKQSPRSAGCDMANXNELACAGHPPEKLRHDSRTYLLNSSDSGSSQTESPSLKYSGFFSEVSQDHETMAQVLFSRNXALTFCKKKSISELAAYLVRIEDLGIVMDCLLVLTSSLQKEKQYISLGCCVDLLPLVKSLLKSKFEEYRIVALIWPQAEIKRWWSELSSKTETINDGHIQILKQQLSGLWEQENHLTLLPGYTGNIAKDVDAYLLQLH; this is encoded by the exons ATGGCATCTGAAGCCCAGagtgttaaaaaaagaacttattgTGATACTATGGAGGCCTATTCCACCGGTCTTCCTAGAAAAAGGGTCTCTAATTTTACTAATAAGAACATGAAGGAGGTTAAGAAATCTCCAAAACAGTTGGCTGCTTACATAAATAGAACAGTTGGACAAGCTGTGAAAAGCCCAGATAAACTACGTGAGGTGATCTATCGCAGAA TGCATCATCCTTTTCCAAATCTTTGTTACAGAAAAAAACAGTCCCCTAGAAGTGCGGGCTGTGACATGGCAA AAAATGAACTGGCTTGTGCAGGCCACCCACCTGAAAAATTACGCCATGATAGTCGAACATACTTGCTTAACTCCAGTGATTCTGGTTCTTCACAGACAGAAAGCCCATCATTAAAATATAGTGGGTTTTTCTCTGAGGTTTCTCAGGACCATGAAACAATGGCACAGGTTTTGTTCAGCAGGAA AGCTTTAACGTTCtgcaaaaagaaaagtataagtGAGCTTGCAGCTTATCTGGTGAGGATAGAAGACCTTGGAATTGTCATGGATTGCCTTCTTGTGCTCACCAGTAgtttacagaaggaaaaacaatacaTCTCACTTGGCTGCTGTGTAGATTTGTTACCTCTGGTCAAGTCCCTACTTAAAAGCAAATTTGAAGAATATAGAATAGTTGCTTTAATTTGGCCTCAGGCAGAAATAAAAAGGTGGTGGTCAGAACTATCATCCAAAACAGAAACTATAAATGATGGACATATTCAGATTTTAAAGCAACAATTAAGTGGACTATGGGAACAGGAAAATCACCTTACTTTGCTTCCAGGATATACTGGTAACATAGCCAAGGATGTAGATGCTTATTTATTGCAGTTGCATTGA